One region of Chlorogloeopsis sp. ULAP01 genomic DNA includes:
- a CDS encoding SDR family oxidoreductase, with translation MKLLIFGATGSIGRQLVKQALEQEYTVTAFTRDPAKLDIKHPNLKIVQGDVMDLASVEKALQGQDAVLCAIGAGKNGTIRSQGTRHIIHAMEKAGVQRLICQTTLGIGDSWDNLNFFWKYIMFGVFLRQAYADHVKQENYIKQSHLNWTIVRPGAFIDGNRTDTYRHGFPGTDKTSKLKISRADVADFMLKQLTDDSYLHKTPSVSY, from the coding sequence ATGAAGCTACTTATTTTTGGAGCAACAGGCAGCATAGGGCGCCAGCTTGTTAAGCAAGCTCTTGAGCAGGAATACACTGTCACGGCATTTACCCGCGATCCTGCAAAGCTCGACATCAAACACCCAAACCTGAAGATTGTTCAGGGTGATGTCATGGATCTTGCATCTGTAGAGAAGGCATTACAAGGTCAAGATGCAGTCTTATGTGCGATCGGAGCAGGTAAGAATGGGACAATCAGATCACAAGGGACACGACATATTATCCACGCCATGGAGAAAGCTGGCGTTCAGCGTTTGATCTGCCAAACGACTCTTGGGATTGGGGATAGTTGGGATAATCTCAACTTTTTTTGGAAGTACATCATGTTTGGGGTTTTCCTGCGTCAAGCATATGCAGATCATGTGAAGCAAGAGAACTACATCAAGCAAAGCCACTTGAACTGGACAATCGTTCGTCCGGGAGCCTTCATAGATGGGAATCGCACCGACACGTATCGGCATGGTTTTCCAGGCACCGACAAGACATCAAAACTCAAAATCTCTCGCGCCGATGTCGCCGATTTCATGTTAAAGCAATTGACGGATGATTCATACCTTCACAAGACGCCTAGTGTATCGTATTAA
- a CDS encoding AraC family transcriptional regulator — protein sequence MTNPATDQTETTYLPILSSQAQGWENILVEEFQQPPGEARCHYSDEHTIYLSLAPHPIRLLQIQGDKTHTGLYTKGDISVTPAKTPLFARWEKDDHYLQIRIASRFIQSVATEALAMNPEQLELLPEFRIRDSQIEAIAMMFLCELQQENLGGRLYIESLANVLAVHLLRQYVAAKPYIQTYEGGLSERQLLQVLEYINEHLNQDIKLVDLAQLLNISQFHFSHLFKRSLGTAPYQYLIQQRIERAKQLLKQTNLSIMDIALECGFNSHSHLSKQFRQFTGMTPKAYRAN from the coding sequence ATGACAAATCCAGCCACCGATCAGACAGAAACAACCTACTTGCCCATCTTGTCTAGCCAGGCTCAGGGCTGGGAAAATATTCTCGTCGAGGAATTTCAACAACCTCCAGGTGAGGCGAGGTGTCATTACAGCGATGAACATACGATTTATCTGTCTCTTGCTCCCCATCCCATTCGCTTGCTGCAAATTCAAGGGGACAAAACCCACACAGGATTGTACACGAAAGGTGATATTTCTGTAACACCTGCAAAGACGCCACTTTTTGCACGTTGGGAAAAAGATGATCACTACTTGCAGATTCGGATTGCGTCTCGTTTTATCCAGAGCGTTGCCACAGAAGCTCTAGCAATGAATCCAGAGCAGCTGGAATTACTGCCCGAATTTCGGATTCGTGATTCTCAGATCGAGGCGATCGCCATGATGTTTCTGTGTGAACTGCAACAGGAAAATCTAGGCGGGAGGCTCTACATTGAATCACTGGCAAATGTTCTGGCAGTGCATCTGCTCAGACAATATGTTGCCGCTAAACCTTATATTCAAACATACGAGGGTGGGTTATCTGAGCGCCAACTACTGCAAGTCTTGGAATATATCAACGAACATCTCAATCAAGACATTAAGCTTGTAGATTTAGCTCAGTTACTGAACATTAGCCAATTTCATTTCAGCCATCTGTTTAAGCGATCGCTCGGTACGGCTCCCTACCAATACCTAATCCAGCAACGGATAGAACGCGCAAAGCAGTTGTTGAAACAAACTAATCTATCAATTATGGACATTGCCTTAGAGTGTGGATTCAACAGCCACAGCCATTTGAGCAAACAGTTTCGGCAATTTACAGGCATGACACCAAAAGCCTATAGAGCGAATTAA
- a CDS encoding SDR family oxidoreductase → MEKVLIVTGGSRGIGAATACLAAERGYAVCINYLRNQEAANQIVDSIKHSGGRAIAIAADVASETNVIHLFNQVDQQLGKVTALVNNAGILEPQTRVENMDAARLQRILTTNIIGSFLCAREAIKRMSTKHGGRGGAIVNVSSAASRLGSPGEYVDYAASKGAIDTMTIGLAKEVADEGIRVNAVRPGFIYTDIHASGGEPNRVERVKEFVPMKRGGQAIEVAKAILWLLSDEASYTTASFIDISGGK, encoded by the coding sequence ATGGAAAAAGTCCTGATTGTTACAGGCGGTAGTCGTGGTATTGGTGCTGCTACTGCCTGTCTTGCTGCCGAGCGAGGTTATGCTGTTTGCATCAATTATCTTCGCAATCAAGAGGCTGCAAATCAGATTGTCGATTCTATTAAGCACAGTGGAGGTAGAGCGATCGCAATAGCTGCTGATGTTGCTTCCGAGACGAATGTGATTCATCTATTTAATCAGGTGGATCAACAGTTAGGAAAAGTGACTGCACTTGTCAATAATGCTGGAATTCTGGAGCCGCAAACAAGAGTAGAGAATATGGATGCTGCTCGCTTGCAGCGAATTTTGACAACAAATATCATCGGAAGTTTTCTGTGTGCAAGAGAAGCCATTAAACGGATGTCTACCAAACATGGTGGTAGAGGAGGAGCAATTGTTAATGTCTCCTCAGCAGCTTCTCGTCTCGGTTCTCCTGGTGAGTATGTAGACTATGCTGCTTCCAAAGGAGCAATTGATACAATGACGATTGGGTTAGCAAAGGAAGTTGCCGATGAGGGTATTCGTGTGAATGCTGTACGTCCGGGTTTTATTTACACTGATATTCATGCAAGCGGTGGTGAACCAAATCGTGTGGAGCGAGTCAAAGAATTTGTCCCCATGAAGAGAGGTGGGCAAGCAATTGAAGTTGCAAAAGCAATTTTGTGGTTGCTTTCGGATGAGGCTTCGTACACAACAGCTTCTTTTATAGACATTAGTGGGGGTAAGTAA
- the ftsH gene encoding ATP-dependent zinc metalloprotease FtsH: MKTETSSQSAYNKFIEQVKSSQVQWVAIKPDRIEYTLKPEFGSQRYYTEFSGQIEDLSRLLHSYNVEFATIPDNSANAAGIIGLLLSTGMLVGIFAWLLKFTNAGGGVGVGMGMGKSNARVYSRGKTGTTFADVAGADEAKQELQEVVDFLSNGEKYRKIGAKIPKGVLLVGPPGTGKTLLAKAVAGEAGVPFLSMSGSEFVEVFVGVGASRVRDLFNQAKRQAPCIIFIDELDAIGKTRGNNPIGGNDEREQTLNQLLTEMDGFDGNNGVIVIAATNRPEILDPALLRPGRFDRQVLVDRPDKSGRLEILRVHTRSVSLSKDVELEVIAAQTPGFAGADLANLVNEAALMAARKNHQVVFMSDFQEAIERVIAGLERRSRILTPLERQTVAYHEVGHALVGALMPSGAKVSKISIVPRGLGALGYTLQMPEGDRFLLLEDELRGQLATLLGGRAAEEIVFGKVSTGASDDIQKATDLAERAVTQYGMSNTLGPIAFEKNSAQFLQGSSSRRSISAEVAAEIDRQVKQNIDKAHDMALKILQLNLDLLESTTQILLEKEVLEGDELQQSLAKVQAPAGLHTWLMKG; encoded by the coding sequence ATGAAGACGGAAACCAGTTCACAATCGGCTTACAATAAATTTATTGAGCAGGTCAAATCTTCTCAGGTACAATGGGTTGCCATAAAGCCTGATCGCATTGAATACACTCTCAAACCTGAATTTGGCAGCCAGCGCTACTACACTGAATTCTCTGGACAAATTGAGGATCTCTCCAGACTTTTGCACAGCTATAATGTAGAATTTGCTACCATCCCTGATAATTCTGCGAACGCCGCAGGCATCATCGGCTTACTCCTTTCTACCGGGATGCTCGTGGGTATTTTTGCATGGCTTTTAAAATTCACCAATGCAGGTGGTGGTGTAGGCGTTGGCATGGGCATGGGTAAAAGTAATGCACGGGTTTACAGTCGGGGCAAGACAGGTACGACCTTTGCAGATGTGGCGGGTGCAGATGAAGCCAAGCAAGAACTTCAAGAGGTTGTTGACTTTCTGTCCAATGGCGAAAAGTACCGCAAGATTGGGGCGAAAATCCCCAAAGGTGTGCTGTTGGTTGGGCCTCCCGGAACAGGTAAGACTCTGTTGGCAAAAGCCGTTGCTGGCGAAGCGGGGGTTCCTTTCCTAAGTATGTCTGGATCGGAATTTGTTGAAGTCTTCGTAGGTGTGGGTGCATCGCGGGTACGTGATTTGTTTAACCAAGCAAAGCGCCAGGCTCCCTGCATTATTTTTATTGATGAACTGGATGCGATCGGCAAAACTCGTGGCAACAATCCTATTGGTGGCAATGATGAGCGGGAACAAACTTTGAACCAATTGCTGACGGAAATGGATGGCTTTGATGGTAATAATGGCGTAATTGTAATTGCAGCCACGAACCGTCCTGAAATCCTTGACCCTGCCCTACTTCGCCCTGGTCGCTTTGACCGCCAGGTTTTGGTTGATCGCCCCGACAAAAGCGGCAGATTAGAAATTCTGCGGGTGCATACGCGATCAGTGTCCCTTAGTAAAGATGTGGAGCTAGAGGTGATCGCTGCCCAAACTCCCGGTTTCGCTGGTGCAGATTTAGCCAACCTTGTCAATGAAGCGGCGCTGATGGCAGCCCGCAAAAATCATCAGGTAGTTTTCATGAGTGATTTCCAAGAGGCGATCGAACGGGTGATTGCAGGATTGGAAAGGCGATCGCGGATTCTCACTCCCCTAGAACGGCAGACAGTAGCGTATCACGAGGTTGGGCATGCTCTTGTTGGCGCACTTATGCCCAGTGGCGCTAAGGTCTCCAAAATTTCGATCGTGCCTCGTGGATTGGGAGCATTGGGCTATACCTTGCAAATGCCAGAGGGCGATCGCTTCTTGCTGCTAGAAGATGAATTACGTGGGCAGCTTGCGACCTTACTTGGCGGACGAGCGGCAGAGGAAATTGTCTTCGGTAAAGTCTCTACAGGAGCCAGCGACGACATTCAAAAAGCGACGGATCTAGCCGAGCGTGCCGTCACTCAATATGGCATGAGCAATACCCTTGGGCCAATTGCCTTTGAAAAGAATTCAGCACAATTCCTGCAAGGCAGCAGTTCTCGACGCTCAATTAGTGCAGAAGTTGCGGCAGAGATTGATCGTCAAGTTAAGCAGAACATCGATAAAGCTCATGATATGGCTTTGAAAATTCTGCAACTCAACCTTGACTTGCTAGAGTCTACGACCCAAATCTTGTTAGAGAAAGAAGTGCTAGAAGGCGATGAGTTGCAACAAAGTTTAGCCAAAGTGCAAGCACCCGCAGGTTTGCATACCTGGCTAATGAAAGGTTAA